One segment of Acidobacteriota bacterium DNA contains the following:
- the tadA gene encoding Flp pilus assembly complex ATPase component TadA, whose product MSEPATGPPAAKPAKPAELTVLDKYLVAGIENQATTIYMFPGACITYRVGNKLLKVPNTTLNPGQTMAIALEILPNYVVDQPTAEAKKMFLDRVKSLDFSYSVQGLARFRVNLFRQRGSLAFAMRVIPHDIPSLSSYQLPDDFLQALKGLRGGLWVVHGKGRGGKSAFLASIVEHLNATQNRLVTVLEPTIQFSHRNNLCLVTQREIGSDMNSIEQGIDEALRQDQDILFVDELNSAESFDKVLEAVVKGMTTFVAMGTPDVEKTIRQLLGFKPQNRQLDLVNDLMTHLRALISTELTIDPAGRRTVTVQYHPANLVNSVLLSKRTELEQKSSQKSMLHEFDSSSSVDQSWFDSE is encoded by the coding sequence GTGAGTGAACCCGCCACCGGTCCGCCCGCCGCCAAACCCGCCAAGCCCGCCGAGTTGACGGTGCTCGACAAGTACCTCGTCGCCGGGATCGAGAACCAGGCCACCACCATCTACATGTTCCCCGGGGCCTGCATCACGTATCGGGTGGGCAACAAACTGCTCAAGGTGCCGAACACCACGCTCAATCCGGGCCAGACCATGGCCATCGCGCTGGAGATCCTGCCCAACTATGTGGTGGATCAGCCGACCGCCGAGGCCAAGAAGATGTTCCTGGATCGGGTCAAGAGCCTCGATTTTTCGTACTCCGTCCAGGGGCTCGCCCGCTTCCGGGTGAACCTGTTCCGCCAGCGCGGCTCGCTGGCTTTCGCCATGCGGGTCATCCCGCACGATATCCCGTCCCTGAGCTCGTACCAGCTACCGGATGATTTTCTGCAGGCGCTCAAGGGGCTCCGCGGCGGGCTCTGGGTGGTCCACGGCAAGGGCCGCGGCGGCAAGAGCGCCTTTCTGGCTTCCATCGTGGAGCACCTCAACGCCACCCAGAACCGCCTCGTAACCGTGCTGGAGCCCACCATCCAGTTCAGCCACCGCAACAACCTGTGCCTCGTCACCCAGCGCGAGATCGGCTCCGACATGAACAGCATCGAACAGGGGATCGACGAGGCGTTGCGGCAGGATCAGGACATCCTCTTCGTGGATGAGCTCAACTCGGCCGAGTCTTTCGACAAGGTGCTGGAGGCGGTCGTGAAGGGCATGACCACCTTCGTGGCCATGGGCACGCCGGACGTGGAAAAGACCATCCGCCAACTCCTCGGCTTCAAACCCCAGAACCGGCAGTTGGACCTCGTCAACGACCTGATGACCCACCTGCGGGCGCTGATTTCCACCGAGCTGACCATCGATCCGGCCGGGCGCCGGACGGTCACGGTCCAGTACCACCCGGCCAACCTCGTCAACTCGGTCCTCCTGAGCAAACGCACCGAGCTGGAACAGAAAAGCTCCCAGAAGTCCATGCTGCACGAGTTCGACAGCTCCTCATCGGTGGACCAGAGCTGGTTCGACAGTGAGTGA
- a CDS encoding CHAT domain-containing protein, whose amino-acid sequence MNHLRVLRATLCWAVLGMAGLGCVAAVADADRVNEIMFLVGDGRLNEALEQAHLLMTQEPEDVRGYYYFTWVLAKLDRLAWGERYFLEKLKRDPDNAYYLFALGTIYRIQTDYPRAIEFLEDAIARRPRQDMFFDIYLLAVDVTGEHQRALNFLLGLHRLDPDNCYLTSSIAELHYYLDDYNGFLRWEEIARAQNPEILATSILTIMRYQMEGRDDKAMALARQRADAAGRAGRLRDQAYYLLHVGNLHLYANEYEQCRAVADEAFGLCAIIGDEELKRYLERLYADYYAQLGDHLLAQEHYRNVLRHAEGIKHLRRQADIHALLGVMSERMGNLQGALDAYNQALVLSVKAQQRSSQVLALKKLADLKHRLYEYDDAEAFYQQALRMTQEMSDPFSETVLESDLGLLDQTRKQHEAAMEHFRKSLEIADRMHLQYQKGVVLECMGWSLFKMDRRAEAYTYVENARRLFADIREDGAVADCDWVIGHFLYKQDQFGEAMKQFEKVLAAARRLNSRAFEVGTLRAMGACSRKLGRTAEAIDHYQRALDYLEEIENSLLNYKERISFGEDLFSNYESLIAIHEELYRRHGRAQDMAEAFRLSEKAKARNLSSAIAQTRLLQHLAGVSPERNTEFLLLSRKLEDRHKLYTDLVRAGVADTDVRLLSVRSEIGLLERQRGEFLDRLSRENPRFFELLTPGFVSLDELRRRLPARMAAVEFFVGELDTYYWLIRKDGVRFGTLKLTRDQLEALLRDVSFNLFSPRKVDTDGNFLRNQRWAGIRTKGMHELCRRLSSPWAEHLAGIDRLLIIPDHMLHYLPFEMLVDRWSQEGEIRFWLDRFAVSYLPYAGMINTFPTGPPPDARLRNVLLLGNPDFLRPDTASASGAAAPVSLPWSEAETRDIYRLIPRSQLFLKGEATEKNFKANAGAFRVLHPSTHSYLDDRQPFYSRLVFASAGGVGGEDDGALYTYEIFNMKLDANLVVLSGCETGLGKLSRGEGIVGLNRAFTYAGAASLVMSLWPVGDRSTAKLMTEFYRQMWEGAPKSEALRAAKLAVARDPQSRDPFFWAPFILQGDPGPVPFRRDGWPRGAGWLLAVSAVLLLALGFWAWRARAR is encoded by the coding sequence ATGAATCACCTCCGCGTGCTTCGAGCCACACTCTGCTGGGCGGTCCTGGGCATGGCCGGTCTGGGATGTGTCGCCGCGGTCGCCGACGCCGACCGCGTCAACGAGATCATGTTCCTGGTGGGCGACGGCCGCCTGAACGAGGCGCTGGAGCAGGCCCACCTGCTCATGACCCAGGAACCGGAGGATGTCCGCGGCTATTACTACTTCACCTGGGTGCTCGCCAAGCTGGACCGCCTGGCTTGGGGCGAGCGCTACTTCCTGGAGAAGCTCAAGCGCGATCCCGACAACGCCTACTACCTGTTTGCGCTGGGGACGATCTACCGCATCCAGACCGACTACCCGCGCGCCATCGAGTTTCTGGAAGACGCCATCGCCCGCCGCCCCCGCCAGGACATGTTCTTCGACATCTACCTGCTGGCGGTGGACGTCACGGGCGAGCATCAACGCGCGCTGAACTTCCTGCTGGGACTGCACCGGCTGGACCCGGACAACTGCTACCTCACCAGCTCCATCGCCGAGCTCCATTATTACCTCGACGATTACAATGGATTTTTGCGGTGGGAGGAGATCGCCCGCGCCCAGAATCCCGAGATCCTCGCCACGTCGATCCTGACCATCATGCGGTATCAGATGGAGGGGCGCGACGACAAGGCCATGGCGCTGGCCCGGCAGCGGGCCGACGCAGCCGGCCGCGCCGGCCGGCTGCGCGACCAGGCGTACTACCTCCTCCATGTTGGCAACCTGCACCTCTACGCCAACGAGTACGAGCAGTGCCGCGCGGTGGCCGACGAGGCGTTCGGCTTGTGCGCCATCATCGGGGACGAGGAGCTCAAGCGCTACCTCGAGCGGCTGTACGCCGACTACTACGCCCAGCTGGGCGACCACCTGCTGGCCCAGGAGCACTACCGGAACGTCCTGCGTCATGCCGAGGGGATCAAGCACCTCCGGCGGCAGGCCGACATCCACGCGCTGCTGGGCGTGATGAGCGAGCGGATGGGCAACCTGCAGGGGGCGCTGGACGCCTACAACCAGGCGCTGGTGCTCTCCGTGAAGGCGCAGCAGCGGAGCAGCCAGGTGCTGGCGCTCAAGAAGCTGGCCGACCTCAAGCACCGGCTCTACGAATACGACGACGCCGAAGCCTTCTACCAGCAGGCCCTGCGGATGACGCAGGAGATGAGCGATCCGTTCAGCGAAACCGTGCTCGAGTCCGACCTGGGGCTCCTGGACCAGACCCGCAAGCAGCACGAAGCCGCCATGGAGCATTTCCGGAAATCGCTCGAAATTGCGGATCGGATGCATCTCCAGTACCAGAAAGGCGTCGTGCTGGAGTGCATGGGGTGGAGCCTGTTCAAAATGGACCGACGCGCCGAGGCCTACACCTATGTGGAGAATGCCCGCCGGCTGTTCGCCGACATCCGCGAAGACGGCGCGGTTGCGGACTGCGACTGGGTGATCGGACATTTCCTTTACAAGCAGGATCAATTCGGCGAGGCCATGAAACAGTTCGAAAAGGTCTTGGCCGCGGCCAGACGGCTCAACAGCCGGGCGTTCGAGGTGGGCACGCTGCGGGCGATGGGCGCCTGCTCCCGGAAACTGGGCCGGACCGCGGAGGCGATCGACCACTACCAGCGGGCGCTGGACTATCTGGAGGAGATCGAGAACTCGCTCCTGAACTACAAGGAGCGGATCAGTTTCGGCGAGGACCTGTTCAGCAACTACGAGTCGCTGATCGCCATCCACGAAGAATTGTACCGGCGGCACGGTCGGGCGCAAGACATGGCCGAAGCGTTCCGACTATCCGAAAAGGCGAAGGCGCGCAATTTGTCATCCGCCATCGCCCAGACCCGCCTGCTGCAGCATCTGGCCGGCGTGTCGCCCGAGCGGAACACGGAGTTCCTGCTGCTGAGCCGCAAACTGGAGGATCGGCACAAGCTCTACACGGATTTGGTCCGCGCCGGCGTGGCCGACACCGACGTGCGGCTGCTTTCGGTCCGCTCGGAGATCGGCCTGCTGGAGCGCCAGCGGGGTGAGTTTCTGGACCGGCTCAGCCGTGAAAATCCCCGCTTCTTCGAGCTGTTGACACCGGGTTTCGTGTCGCTCGACGAGCTGCGCCGGCGCCTGCCGGCCCGCATGGCGGCGGTGGAATTCTTCGTCGGCGAGCTGGACACGTACTACTGGCTGATCCGGAAGGACGGGGTCCGATTCGGCACGCTGAAACTCACGCGCGACCAGCTCGAGGCGCTGCTCCGCGACGTGAGTTTCAACCTGTTCAGCCCCCGGAAGGTGGATACGGACGGCAATTTCCTGCGCAACCAGCGGTGGGCCGGGATCCGGACGAAGGGAATGCACGAATTGTGCCGGCGCCTGTCCAGTCCGTGGGCGGAACACCTGGCGGGGATCGATCGCCTGCTGATCATCCCCGATCACATGCTTCACTATCTGCCGTTCGAGATGCTGGTGGACCGCTGGTCACAGGAGGGGGAAATCCGGTTCTGGCTGGATCGGTTCGCCGTCAGCTACCTGCCGTATGCCGGAATGATCAACACGTTTCCCACCGGCCCGCCGCCGGACGCCCGGCTGCGCAACGTGCTGCTCTTGGGCAACCCCGATTTCCTCCGACCGGACACCGCGAGTGCGTCGGGCGCCGCCGCGCCGGTCAGTCTGCCCTGGTCCGAGGCGGAGACCCGGGACATCTACCGCCTGATCCCGCGGTCCCAGCTCTTCCTTAAAGGCGAGGCCACCGAAAAGAACTTCAAGGCCAACGCCGGCGCCTTCCGGGTGTTGCACCCTTCGACGCACAGCTACCTCGACGATCGCCAGCCTTTCTACTCACGCCTGGTGTTCGCCTCGGCCGGCGGCGTGGGAGGCGAAGACGACGGCGCGTTGTACACCTACGAAATATTCAACATGAAGCTGGACGCCAATCTGGTGGTACTGAGCGGTTGCGAGACCGGCCTCGGCAAGCTGTCGCGCGGCGAGGGGATCGTGGGACTGAACCGGGCGTTCACCTACGCCGGCGCCGCCAGCCTGGTCATGAGTCTGTGGCCGGTGGGGGACCGCAGCACAGCGAAGCTCATGACCGAGTTTTACCGGCAGATGTGGGAAGGAGCGCCCAAAAGCGAGGCCCTGCGGGCGGCCAAACTGGCGGTGGCGCGCGATCCCCAGAGCCGCGATCCGTTCTTCTGGGCGCCGTTCATCCTCCAGGGCGATCCCGGCCCCGTCCCGTTCCGCCGGGACGGCTGGCCCCGGGGGGCCGGATGGCTGCTGGCGGTGAGCGCCGTCCTGCTGCTGGCCCTGGGCTTCTGGGCTTGGCGGGCGCGGGCGAGATAG